A window of Sporichthyaceae bacterium genomic DNA:
TTGGTGACGGTCGGCGCAGCCGGCATGGATACCCAAATGTTCCCGGCCTGCGCCGGCCGGGGCCCGGGTCAGCCGACCGGACGCGGTGCCCGGCCCTCGTAGGGGGTGGAGAGCACCACCGTCGTGCGGGTGGAGACGTTGACCGTGCTGCGGATCTGGGCGAGCAGACCCTCCAGCTCACCGGGCGTGGCAACCCGCACCTTGAGGATGTAGTTCTCATCCCCGGCGACGCTGTGGCAGGCCTCGATCGCGCTGACGTCGGCCAGCCGGACGGGGATGTCGTCCAGCGCGGCCGGGTCGATCGGCTTGATGGAGATGAAAGCGGTCAACGGCAGGCCGATCGCCTCGTGGTCGACGACCGCGCAGTAGCCGCGGACGATCCCGCGCTGCTCGAGCCGGCGGACCCGCTGCTGCGCCGCCGAGGTGGACAGCCCGGTCGCCTTGCCGAGGTCGGTGAAGCTCATCCGGCCGTCGGCGCACAGCAACTCGACTATCTGTCGGTCCAAGTCCTCCACACTGCCAACCTAACTGTTTCGTTCAGGCGGGCAGGACCTGCAACTCCCGCGTCGTCAGGTTCAACCGTTCCCCGCCGTCGGCCGTGCACACCAGGATGTCCTCGATCCGCGCGCCGTGCCGGGCCGGGAGATAGATCCCGGGCTCGACCGAGAACGCCATTCCCGGCTCGAGCAGCTCGGTGTTGCCCTCGACTATGTACGGATGCTCGTGGCCCTCCAGGCCGATGCCGTGTCCGGTGCGGTGGACGAAGTACTCGCCGTAGCCGCCGGCCTCGATCACGCCGCGGGCGACCCGGTCGACCTCCTGCGCGCCGATGCCCGGCCGCACTGCCTCGCAGGCGGCCTCCTGGGCCTCGAGCAACACGGCGTAGTACCTGCGGAACTCCGGGTCCGGCTCGCCCACCGCGTAGGTCCGGGTGGAGTCCGAGCAGTAGCCGGCCTCGGTGGTCCCGCCGATGTCGACGACCACCACGTCGCCGACCTCGACGACCCGGTCGGAGACGTCGTGGTGCGGGCTGGCCCCGTTCGGGCCGGAGCCGACGATCACGAAGTCGGCCCGCACGTGGCCCTCGGCCACGATCGCGTCGGCGATGTCGCGACCGATCTCCCGCTCGGTTCGGCCTGGCCGCAGCCACTCGCCGATCCGGTCATGGACGCGGTCGATGGCCGCGCCGGCCTCGCGCAGCGCTTCGATCTCGGCGGCGGTCTTGCGGATGCGCAGATCGCGCAGTACCTCGCCGGCCAGGCGCTGCTCCACGCCCGGGATGCCGGCGCGCAGTCGCAGCACCTTCTCGGCCCACATGTGGTCGTCGACACCGTAGTTGCGCACGCCCGGCCCGAGGATCTTCCCGACCAGCACGATCGGGTCCTCGGTCTCCTGCCAATCGGCGATGCGCAGCCCGAGGTCGGCGATGCCTGCGGCCTCGGCGGCCGCGCGCTCCAGGAACGGCACGATCAGCACCGGGTCGGCGCCGGCCGGCACCACCAGGCAGGTCAGCCGCTCCAGCGGCTTGGCGACGTAACCGGTGAGGTAGCGCAGGTCCGGGCCGGGAGTGACCAGGACGGCGTCGAGGCCGGCCGCCGCCGTAGCGGAACGGGCGCGGGCCAGACGGGCGGAGAACTCGGCAGCCGATGACATGTCGGCAATCCTTTCAGGCGGGGCTTCTGGGAGGCTGCGGCGTGGCCGAAACGATGCTGCTGGACGCGCCCTCGTTGTACTTCCGGGCGTTCTTCGGGGTGCCGGACACGTTCCGGGCACCGGACGGATCCCCCGTCAACGCCGTGCGCGGCTTGCTGGACTTCATTTCCTACCTGGTCCGGTTGCGTCGGCCGAATCGTCTCGTGGCCTGCCTGGACGCCGATTGGCGTCCGCAGTTCCGCGTCGACGCGATCCCGTCGT
This region includes:
- a CDS encoding Lrp/AsnC family transcriptional regulator, which gives rise to MEDLDRQIVELLCADGRMSFTDLGKATGLSTSAAQQRVRRLEQRGIVRGYCAVVDHEAIGLPLTAFISIKPIDPAALDDIPVRLADVSAIEACHSVAGDENYILKVRVATPGELEGLLAQIRSTVNVSTRTTVVLSTPYEGRAPRPVG
- a CDS encoding Xaa-Pro peptidase family protein, whose protein sequence is MSSAAEFSARLARARSATAAAGLDAVLVTPGPDLRYLTGYVAKPLERLTCLVVPAGADPVLIVPFLERAAAEAAGIADLGLRIADWQETEDPIVLVGKILGPGVRNYGVDDHMWAEKVLRLRAGIPGVEQRLAGEVLRDLRIRKTAAEIEALREAGAAIDRVHDRIGEWLRPGRTEREIGRDIADAIVAEGHVRADFVIVGSGPNGASPHHDVSDRVVEVGDVVVVDIGGTTEAGYCSDSTRTYAVGEPDPEFRRYYAVLLEAQEAACEAVRPGIGAQEVDRVARGVIEAGGYGEYFVHRTGHGIGLEGHEHPYIVEGNTELLEPGMAFSVEPGIYLPARHGARIEDILVCTADGGERLNLTTRELQVLPA